The Chlamydiota bacterium genome contains a region encoding:
- the ybiT gene encoding putative ABC transporter ATP-binding protein YbiT, producing the protein MITLEEISKNTPDGKILFEDVTITFNKNTRYGLTGPNGSGKSTLLKIMIGEVESSGGKVFLPKKVGYLQQNIEDYALDRVIDVVIQGNPRLWEVMQKKDALYLVEMTDEVGMELAHLEEIVMEEYGYMAEPQAEELLIGMGVDISFFEKQMHTLPQDTQFKVLLCQALFGSPEALILDEPTNHLDLDSISWLEHFLKSFDGCLIVTSHDRHFLNTITTQIADIDYETIIIYPGNYDAMVMAKMGVRKQAEHEKRSREKKISQLKEFIEKFRAGTRASQVQSRMREVERLQPQDLKESNIQRPYINFPNPEKSSGKIVIKAKDLEKSFGDLNVIVNFSLEIEKGEKIGIIGNNGKGKTTLLKLLCQKLDPDKGNVELGHNVDMGYFPQNHDEVLDTTSTQTLFDYLKAIKPNTYDQEIRGCLGKMLFSGDDAFKPLSALSGGEKARLILSSLMLKEHNTLFLDEPNNHLDLESVSALAKGLECFQGTVVLVAHDRDLIQHVATKIIAFEKDQLKIFNGTFEEYLTTDVMQ; encoded by the coding sequence ATGATTACGCTGGAAGAAATTTCAAAAAACACGCCCGATGGGAAGATTTTATTTGAAGATGTCACCATCACATTCAATAAAAATACACGCTATGGTCTGACAGGACCCAATGGCTCTGGAAAATCTACCCTGTTAAAAATCATGATTGGTGAGGTCGAGTCTTCTGGTGGCAAGGTTTTTTTACCTAAAAAAGTGGGCTACTTACAACAAAACATTGAAGACTATGCGCTCGATCGTGTCATCGATGTAGTTATCCAGGGCAACCCAAGGCTTTGGGAAGTGATGCAAAAAAAAGATGCGCTTTATCTTGTTGAAATGACAGATGAAGTGGGCATGGAATTGGCTCATCTAGAAGAAATTGTCATGGAAGAATATGGGTATATGGCAGAGCCCCAAGCAGAAGAACTTCTTATTGGCATGGGTGTTGATATAAGTTTTTTTGAAAAACAGATGCATACGCTACCCCAAGATACGCAATTTAAAGTGCTTTTGTGCCAAGCACTCTTTGGATCACCTGAAGCTTTGATCTTGGACGAACCTACAAACCATCTGGATTTAGATTCCATTAGCTGGCTAGAACATTTTCTAAAATCTTTTGATGGATGTTTGATTGTCACGTCTCATGACCGTCATTTTCTCAACACGATTACCACGCAAATTGCCGATATCGATTATGAAACCATTATCATCTATCCTGGCAATTATGATGCTATGGTCATGGCTAAAATGGGTGTAAGAAAACAAGCAGAACATGAAAAACGCTCCAGAGAAAAGAAAATTTCCCAACTTAAAGAATTTATTGAAAAATTTAGGGCAGGAACTAGAGCATCACAAGTCCAATCTAGGATGCGCGAAGTGGAACGCTTACAACCCCAAGATCTCAAAGAATCCAATATCCAACGCCCCTACATCAACTTTCCAAATCCTGAAAAATCTTCTGGAAAAATTGTGATCAAAGCAAAGGACCTTGAAAAAAGTTTTGGTGATTTAAATGTCATTGTTAATTTTTCACTTGAAATTGAAAAAGGCGAAAAAATTGGCATCATTGGAAACAATGGCAAAGGAAAAACCACGCTTTTAAAATTGCTTTGCCAAAAACTCGACCCAGATAAAGGCAATGTGGAACTTGGACACAATGTCGATATGGGATATTTTCCACAAAATCATGATGAAGTCTTAGATACAACAAGTACACAAACTCTGTTTGATTATTTAAAGGCCATCAAACCCAATACCTATGATCAAGAAATCCGTGGGTGTCTTGGAAAGATGCTCTTTTCTGGCGATGATGCATTCAAACCCCTATCGGCTCTATCAGGTGGCGAAAAAGCGCGTTTGATTCTATCTAGCCTTATGCTCAAAGAACATAATACACTTTTTTTAGATGAACCTAATAACCACTTAGATCTAGAATCTGTCTCTGCTCTTGCAAAAGGGCTCGAATGCTTTCAAGGCACCGTAGTGCTCGTTGCACACGATCGTGATTTGATCCAACATGTGGCGACAAAAATCATCGCTTTTGAAAAAGACCAATTAAAAATCTTCAACGGCACTTTTGAAGAGTACCTGACAACTGATGTTATGCAATAA
- the pmpB gene encoding putative outer membrane protein PmpB: protein MQRILAICLFGMSLFATPATVTLNIDSLAFGTLRTVITTLNSGSSPPNNITFTITPTTITLTMSPGLPLPTWPGTWTIDGFNGGSTVTVDGSGVFQIFGGAITPVITFDLQNINFSNANVAVNGSVFHSLGPVLTSNTAFNTCIAGNDGGAIYGTNTITLNNTNSFTSCTATAGDGGAIYGTSTITLTTPGMHSFTNCQATAGDGGAIYGVGAIQISNGTFNICTAGTNGGAIWGQDAVDVADTNFDTCVAGTNGGAIWGQGTITHATGGTFRNCTAGTHGGAIYGSGASADILLDGTNTFTNCTATTGDGGAIRGGSTVFVGGATFGDAILGGCTAGTNGGAIRGIGAITLFDGGTFNTCTAGTDGGAIYGNNIINLNGISAYSFTNCQATAGNGGAIWGNNTITLNGTGTNSFSSCQSTNGNGGAIYGSNAISVSNGDFNTCAAVNDGGAILGLNTITLTSTSTNSFTDCTSTNGNGGAIWGNNTITLNGTGTNSFSGCQASDSGGAIFGNDVILLSNGGTFNICTAGSSGGAIWGANTITLNGTNGFSGCQASDSGGAIFGSTDAISVSDGTFSTCIAGINGGAILGFNTITLTGTNSFTGCTASLGFGGAIFGSDVISVSNGTFNTCQATIGNGGAIYGENIITLTNTNSFDTCSAQKGGAIFGSSTITIPGGSFANCSATQDGGAIYLASTGTLSMLGPVSFSGNTATRGNEIFMESGSSIIFDTTANIEIPSGIESEQGAMVGGGLIKRNTGKLTLNGANTYTGDTTIEKDELHLDGSLVTHVNVQQEGTLSGNIVIYNGDLINDGSILPGNGSIGEIRLKHGKFVQSSTGTLEVDITPTGNDSDKIYVEISLASSYDGTLLVDLDPGNYINGTLYTVIDGEVAFDVAQANANLVKTGPFADLVNIEVIKGSLQLIIQTTILFPCGNASPGNPQTMVEAIKHLNLPPNTTLSQVVEALGVLDCSNPTQLNKILNQMTAANYANLEWMTLISDTQISSALSNHVYSQECKNTKCGCKKGSFFAIGLGNFQDTNSFDWLSGYDSITGGGLIGFDVCSDHVHVGFGGGYTYTDFNIKDDAGFGDVKSGFGALYTSFVSNYFIANASVIAGGKHFDMNRKVAFLSINEVANSKFNSPFANAHLGLMIQANMHDFRLELFGNADYHYWYREKLAETGSAINLVITKHHSHFIKTELGTNLNAILHYQNKCFVPFVGVSVVKIVPLGKTNYNARFEFDDFCMFTLTSNSTQELVAPRCGLRIHTNSFSFTIDYKGEFNKTFRNHQVSGRLEWAF from the coding sequence ATGCAACGCATTTTAGCTATTTGTCTTTTTGGGATGAGTCTATTTGCAACTCCTGCAACTGTGACGTTAAATATTGACTCTCTTGCTTTTGGCACGTTGCGAACCGTGATTACAACGTTAAATAGCGGATCAAGCCCACCTAATAACATAACTTTTACTATTACACCAACTACAATTACACTTACAATGTCTCCTGGTCTTCCCTTACCTACCTGGCCAGGCACATGGACCATCGATGGTTTCAATGGTGGTAGCACAGTAACTGTGGATGGTTCTGGTGTTTTTCAGATATTTGGAGGCGCGATAACACCTGTTATCACATTTGATTTGCAAAACATCAATTTTTCAAATGCAAATGTTGCCGTTAATGGAAGTGTTTTTCATTCACTCGGTCCTGTCCTTACGTCCAACACAGCCTTTAACACTTGTATAGCAGGAAATGATGGCGGAGCGATTTATGGAACCAATACCATCACCCTAAATAACACAAATAGTTTCACCAGCTGCACAGCCACAGCTGGAGATGGCGGGGCGATTTATGGAACTTCCACAATCACCCTAACTACCCCTGGCATGCATAGTTTCACAAATTGCCAAGCCACAGCTGGAGATGGCGGAGCGATTTATGGCGTTGGCGCTATTCAAATTTCCAATGGAACCTTTAACATTTGTACAGCAGGAACTAATGGCGGAGCGATTTGGGGACAAGATGCTGTCGATGTTGCCGACACAAACTTTGACACTTGTGTAGCAGGAACTAATGGCGGAGCAATTTGGGGACAAGGTACTATCACACATGCTACTGGTGGAACCTTTCGCAATTGTACAGCAGGAACTCATGGCGGAGCGATTTATGGTAGTGGCGCATCAGCTGACATTCTCCTAGATGGTACGAATACTTTCACAAATTGCACAGCCACAACTGGAGATGGCGGGGCGATTCGTGGTGGTAGTACTGTTTTTGTTGGCGGTGCAACCTTCGGCGATGCAATCTTGGGCGGTTGTACAGCAGGAACTAATGGCGGAGCAATTCGAGGAATAGGTGCCATCACGCTTTTTGATGGAGGAACCTTTAACACTTGTACAGCAGGAACTGATGGCGGAGCGATTTATGGAAATAATATCATCAACCTAAATGGAATTAGCGCGTATAGCTTCACAAATTGCCAAGCAACAGCCGGAAATGGCGGGGCGATTTGGGGAAATAATACCATTACCCTAAATGGCACTGGCACGAATAGTTTCTCTAGTTGTCAATCTACAAATGGGAATGGCGGAGCGATTTATGGAAGTAATGCTATCTCTGTTTCCAATGGAGACTTTAACACTTGCGCAGCAGTTAATGATGGCGGAGCGATTTTGGGCCTTAATACCATTACTCTAACTAGCACTAGCACGAATAGTTTTACAGATTGCACAAGCACAAATGGAAATGGCGGGGCGATTTGGGGGAATAATACCATTACCCTAAATGGCACTGGCACGAATAGTTTCTCAGGTTGCCAAGCATCTGATAGCGGCGGAGCGATTTTTGGAAATGATGTTATCTTACTCTCTAATGGTGGCACCTTCAATATTTGCACAGCAGGAAGTAGTGGCGGAGCAATTTGGGGAGCCAATACTATCACCCTGAATGGCACGAATGGTTTCTCAGGTTGCCAAGCATCTGATAGCGGCGGAGCGATTTTTGGATCAACAGATGCAATCTCTGTTTCCGATGGAACCTTTAGCACTTGCATAGCAGGAATTAATGGCGGAGCGATTTTGGGCTTTAATACCATCACACTAACTGGCACGAATAGTTTCACGGGTTGCACAGCTTCACTTGGATTTGGCGGGGCCATTTTTGGAAGTGATGTTATTTCAGTTTCCAACGGGACCTTCAACACTTGTCAAGCTACAATTGGAAATGGTGGTGCAATTTATGGCGAAAATATTATCACTCTAACTAACACAAATAGTTTTGATACTTGTTCTGCACAAAAAGGTGGAGCAATTTTTGGTAGCAGCACCATCACCATCCCTGGCGGAAGTTTTGCGAATTGTTCTGCTACTCAAGATGGGGGCGCCATTTATCTCGCTTCAACTGGAACTTTGTCCATGCTTGGCCCTGTTTCTTTTTCCGGTAATACGGCGACAAGAGGTAACGAGATCTTCATGGAATCTGGATCCAGTATTATTTTTGACACCACAGCTAATATCGAGATTCCAAGTGGAATCGAAAGTGAGCAGGGAGCAATGGTTGGCGGTGGATTAATCAAACGCAACACAGGTAAATTAACTTTAAACGGCGCTAATACCTACACGGGAGACACAACTATAGAAAAAGATGAGTTACATCTTGATGGTTCACTTGTGACACATGTCAATGTACAGCAAGAGGGCACTTTGAGTGGAAACATTGTGATTTATAACGGAGATTTAATCAATGATGGGTCTATTTTACCAGGGAATGGAAGCATTGGAGAAATACGTCTTAAACATGGAAAATTTGTACAAAGCAGCACAGGCACCCTAGAAGTTGACATCACTCCAACAGGCAATGATTCGGATAAAATTTATGTTGAAATAAGCTTGGCGTCTTCTTATGATGGCACGCTTCTTGTTGATCTCGATCCGGGAAACTATATTAATGGAACCCTTTATACTGTCATCGATGGAGAAGTTGCTTTTGATGTTGCACAAGCAAATGCTAATCTTGTAAAAACAGGTCCCTTTGCAGATCTTGTGAATATTGAAGTGATTAAAGGCAGTCTGCAACTTATTATACAAACCACTATATTATTTCCTTGTGGAAATGCAAGCCCTGGAAATCCACAAACAATGGTCGAGGCGATCAAACACTTGAATCTTCCGCCAAATACAACCCTATCTCAGGTTGTAGAAGCTCTGGGTGTATTAGACTGTTCAAATCCAACACAGCTAAATAAAATCTTAAATCAAATGACCGCTGCAAATTATGCGAATCTTGAATGGATGACACTTATCTCAGATACACAAATAAGCTCAGCTCTTTCTAACCATGTCTATTCTCAAGAATGTAAAAATACTAAGTGTGGATGTAAAAAGGGAAGTTTCTTTGCAATAGGTCTTGGAAACTTTCAAGATACCAACTCTTTTGATTGGCTCTCTGGTTATGACTCTATCACAGGCGGTGGTCTTATTGGCTTTGATGTGTGCTCAGATCATGTTCATGTAGGCTTTGGTGGTGGCTACACATACACAGATTTTAATATTAAAGACGATGCTGGATTTGGAGATGTTAAATCTGGATTTGGCGCCCTTTATACAAGTTTTGTTTCCAACTATTTTATTGCTAATGCCTCTGTCATCGCAGGTGGAAAACATTTTGACATGAATCGTAAGGTCGCTTTTTTATCAATCAATGAAGTGGCTAACTCTAAGTTTAATTCTCCTTTTGCAAACGCACATTTAGGATTGATGATACAAGCAAACATGCACGATTTTCGCCTAGAACTTTTTGGAAATGCAGACTATCACTACTGGTACAGAGAAAAACTTGCAGAAACAGGCTCAGCGATCAATCTTGTGATCACAAAGCATCATTCACATTTTATAAAAACAGAACTTGGCACAAATCTAAACGCTATTTTGCATTATCAAAACAAATGTTTTGTGCCCTTTGTTGGAGTCAGCGTGGTAAAAATCGTTCCCCTTGGAAAAACCAATTACAATGCACGCTTTGAATTTGATGACTTTTGCATGTTTACTTTAACATCCAACTCTACGCAAGAGCTTGTTGCACCAAGATGCGGTCTTCGCATCCACACTAATTCATTTAGCTTTACAATTGATTATAAAGGCGAGTTCAACAAAACCTTTAGAAATCATCAAGTAAGCGGCCGTTTAGAATGGGCCTTTTAA
- the xerC gene encoding Tyrosine recombinase XerC gives MQIQDALKKYFNYLENVKNASVHTLRNYHLDLKYFLKNAKPDSPIFVLNENYIRNFLLVLAKEKKQRATVLRKLASLRSFFRYLQKQKEITHNPMDEIESPKVKKHIPTTLDYTQVELLLDQPNTKQYLGLRDRVMMEVLYSSGLRISELVQLNREDVDLKKRLCRVRGKGRKERLVPITKNATNWIEKYLYHLDRISDSKKHKKQKDAKAIFLNRDGMRITTRSSERSFRKYLLKAGLGLSVTPHTIRHTIATHWLENGMDLKTISILLGHSSLSTTTIYTHVSPRLKKETYDKAHPRAIQSLTE, from the coding sequence TTGCAAATTCAAGATGCTTTAAAAAAGTATTTTAACTATTTAGAAAACGTGAAAAATGCATCTGTGCATACGCTGAGAAATTACCATCTTGATCTCAAATATTTTTTAAAAAATGCAAAACCTGATTCTCCCATTTTTGTTCTCAACGAAAATTACATCCGCAATTTTTTACTTGTGCTTGCAAAAGAAAAAAAACAAAGGGCGACTGTTTTAAGAAAACTGGCTTCTTTGCGTTCTTTTTTTCGTTATTTGCAAAAACAAAAAGAGATCACACACAATCCTATGGATGAAATTGAAAGTCCTAAGGTAAAAAAACACATCCCCACAACATTAGATTACACTCAAGTAGAGTTGCTGTTAGATCAGCCCAACACCAAGCAATACTTGGGCTTGCGTGACCGTGTGATGATGGAGGTGCTCTATTCATCAGGATTGCGTATTTCAGAACTCGTGCAGCTTAATCGCGAAGATGTCGATCTAAAAAAACGTCTTTGTCGTGTTCGAGGAAAAGGCAGAAAAGAGCGCCTTGTACCCATCACTAAAAATGCTACAAATTGGATAGAAAAATATCTTTATCACCTAGATCGTATATCGGATAGCAAAAAGCACAAAAAGCAAAAGGATGCAAAAGCGATTTTCTTAAATCGCGATGGCATGCGCATCACCACACGTTCTTCAGAGCGTTCATTTAGAAAATATTTATTGAAAGCAGGTCTTGGGCTTAGTGTTACACCACATACTATTCGTCATACAATCGCGACGCATTGGTTAGAGAATGGAATGGATTTAAAAACGATATCTATACTGCTTGGCCACAGCTCACTTTCCACAACAACCATCTATACTCACGTGTCACCGCGTTTAAAAAAAGAGACCTATGATAAGGCGCATCCTAGGGCGATACAATCATTAACTGAATAA